TTTTCAGACACATCCCGCATATGCTGGGGTTGAAGCAGTTCAGGCATTTTCCAAATATCTTTATTCGCAATTTTATGGAGTAGCTATGCGCTTTGATAAATATGTAAGCAGGGCATCTAATCTGTTTATGGAAAACAGACTGTGCAAGTTTATGACTATTGTTCTTGCCGCTGTTATCATCATACAGCTGTGGATGCTGAATAACTCTTTCAGAAACCAGAATGCATATCTCATTCCCACAGGGCTGACCACAAAGGCTGCTGTCAGCGGGCATTTTCTGGATGCTAACTATGTCCAGGCGATGGGAGTTTATGTAAGCCAGCTTTTATACAATTTCACTCCGCAGACAGTTGCGAACCAATACAAAGAACTTGCCTCACTGTTTTCCGCAGACTGCTATCAGGAGAATTCAAACAAGCTGATCAGCATGGCAAACGCTTATGCGGATAATGAGATTTCGATGGTATTTCGGGTTATGGAGATCAAGTCTTTCACACAGCCGAATGTTATCGAGATATCCGGTGAAACCTCAAAGACAATCCTCGGAGAGAACGTCCAGTCGTTCAAGGCTTCGCTGCTGGTTTACTACGATGTTTTTAACGGGCTTTTCAGGATTACAGCCATAGAGGAGAAGCAATCATGAGACTGCTACTGTTATTGTTTCTATTATTACCTGCTTATGTGCATTCAGCCACAACAGGCATAGAACCAGAGGTTGTAACTACTATCGAAATGTCCAGATCAGACATGAATAGAATCGTTTGCCCTTATCCTATTACCGACTTTGCAACCTCCAAAGAAAACAATATGACCTACAAAATCTCCGGAAATAACCTGTTTATTAAATTTCCGGTTATTGCGGTTACAAAAGACGGGGAACTGATAGAAAAGAAGTATTTTAACGGCTATGCGGAAGTTCACCTTGTCTGTGGTGATGCGGTCTATTCACTCATTCTGCAAGCGGAGCAGAAGAAGACAGAGACGGTTTATCTTTCGGATACAGCAGGGAAGATGAAAAAAGCAAACGAATATGTACGCTCTAAAAGCTATGAAGACCTTATAACAGAGTTTATTCAGGCTCTGATAGAAAATAAGCCGCTTAATGATTTTTATATGGATGAATCTGACGAGAAGGAAACCTACAGGGGAATTGATATATCTGTATCAAGAGTAATGGTTGGCGGTGGATATGTTGTAAAAGAGCTCATTCTGGAATCAAAAGAGAAGGTAAGCCTGACAGATACTGAGCTTTTGAAGCTGAGGATGCTGAGCAATGTCAAGGCAGTCGCACTGTTATCTCCGACATTCGCAGGGATTACAAAAGCCTATGTGGTGCAGGGGAAGATCAAATGAATTTCAGAGAGAAGTATGTGGCACTGGCTCCGGAAACAAAAAAGAAGCTGAACATAGCGATAGTTCTGTTTATTGGGGCGGTTATTCTGACGCTTATGTACTATGCCTCCGGAGCTTCGAAAAAGAGGCCTGCCGCAGTGCAGAGGACTACTGTGAATGCAAAAAACTTCAGCGCAAAGGAAGACAGGAATACCAGCCTTCTGCTTGGTATTGATAAGAAGTTCGGTGATGTGCTGAAGCGTGTGGAAGAGCTTGAAAACCGGAAGGCTGACTTATCGTTCAATAATCAGCCGTATCAGGCTCAGGAACCGGATAAGGTGATTGCCGCTGGAGAGACTGATTTTCAAAAATCTGTTAACTCAGGCGGCATGAGATATCCGCAGGAAGAGAACAATCTTGAATTCGACAAACCAAAGGATAAAAAGAGCAGACCGACGGAAACAATAATTTCAGGGATAGACTATATTTCGATATCGGTTCCGCAGGAGACTGAACAAAAAAAAAGTAATCCTGCAAAGGTAAATTATGTGCCGTCCAATTCCATTTTCAAAGCGGTTCTGCTTACGGGTGTTTATGCCAAAACATCTACACAGGGGAAGTCAAACCCGACTCCGGTAATATTTCGGCTGACAGACCTGTCATTCTTTCCTAATGAGGTGAGACGAAACCTTGCTGGCTGCTATGTCGGCGGCGAGGCACATGCTGAGCTCTCTGACGAACGGGTGCATACCAGACTAACAAGCTTTTCATGCATCACATCAGACAGAAGACAGGTTGTGGATATACCTGTAACTGGAAGAGTTCAGGGTGGTGACGGCTCTGTTGGTATCGCCGGAAAGGTTATTTCAAAACAGGAGGCCGCCCTGCTGCTTGCCGGCGTGTCCGGATTTATAGAGGGCGGAGCCGAAGGATTCAGTGCCGCAAACAGCACTCAGAATGTCAATGTGTTCGGGACATCTGAGCAGACATATACAGACGACCAGATAGCCCGAAATGCAATTGGAAAAGGGGTTGGAAAGAGTGCAGGTGTACTGACTGACTTCTTCGAAGACCTTCTGCAGGAGATAAAACCTGTGATACATGCTCAGGGAGGGCAGGAAGTGGAGTTGATCATATCAAAGGGGTTTTCCCTTGAAATGGAGGAGTGGGAATGGACAGGTATAAAATATTAGTGATAATTCTGGCGGCCGTAGCTCTGAACGGCTGTATATATAATACTGAGCTTGGCTGTGATGGCTTCAAGGATGCCGGAAGGAGCTGCAAGCCTGTAACCAGTAATGTTGAATATGCCGTTGAGAAAGAGAAAGAAACAGAGATTGCGAAGACTGAAAAGGTTGAACAGGAAAAAGATGTTGATGACCTGATAAATTATAGCATTAACCTGGGAGAGGCTAACCCGCTTACCACTAAAGCAAAAACACTGAAAGTTACGATATTGCCCTATGTGGATGACGCAGGCAGACTCCATATGCTCAGCAGTCTTTATATAATCATACAGAAGCCCGACTGGATTATAGGCGATTATTTGATTCCTGCAGATAAGGGTGCTGTCCAATGATCTCTTGTCTGAAAAGAGCAGTTACAGGTGATAACGGCGGTCTGCTTAAATCTGATATTCAAATTAAAAGGGAGCAGTTCAGCTCGTTATTCCCATATGTCAGTTATGATGAAGAGACAGAGAGTTATTTCCTGCGTGACAATTCTGTCGGATGGATATGGGAATGCAGTCCGGTCCTTTTCGCTGATGACAATATATTCAATCAGATAGCTTCAGTTATAAGAGGTGCAGAAGCTCCGGACACCATCATACAGTATATGCTTTTTGCAGATCCTTTTATTGATCAAATTGCAGATGGGTATAAAAACCTTCGTGGGCGCAACAAAGAAATTCTGCCGATACATTCCCAGCTTATAGATGACTATTCAGAGTTTATCAGGAAGCATGGAAACCGTGGAATGTGGCAGCTGTCTGGCACTCCGCTGCGGCACTTCAGGCTGTTTATTTCCGTCAGGATTCCTGTTAAGGCGGATGCGTCCACAAACACAGGCAAATACAGAAAAGAAGTTGTCGGACATCTTGACTATATATCAAACGTCAAAGAATCTATGAAGCTTTTTAATCCTCTGTCTATGAAACCGGACAGGCTTATTACTATGCTCTATAGACTGGTGAATCCTGATCTGGAGCACAATAAAACGATAGAATGGGATGAGAATATCCCGATACATAAGCAGATTTTATATTCAGATACTGAGGTCGAGCGTGCTAAGAATTCTATAAGGTTTAACGGCAGGCGTGTTGGGATACTGACACCTAAGAAACTGCCCAGAGAGATAGATAACCTTTTTGCGAATGATCTGATAGGGTATGTCAGCAAAGGGATAACTGCGGCTGAGAATGATATCAATCAACTCCAGTGTCCTTTCATATACAGTGTCAACATTGTCATAAACAAGAATCTGAAATCAAAACTTCAGACCAAAGCTGTTCAGAACTCAAAAGCCACTGAAAGTGCAAATAAAGATGGCAGGCATTTTGATGCCTTCGCCGCAGGAACAAACAACAGGAAACAAGAAAACTTTTATGTGGCTCAGAGATATGAGATGGGGGAAAGGTTCGTCCATGTAATACCTCAGCTGATGATATTAGCTGAGAGTGAGGACGAGCTTACATCAAAACTGAACAGGGCAAAATCCATATGGAACACCTGTGGTGTTGAGTGCCAGACGGAGCGGGATTACCTCTTGCATGTGCTTTTCATCGCAGGGTTGCCATGTGGTATGTATCACAGCAATTTTCAGGATTTGGATAGAGATTTTATCCTGGACAGCAAAGGGGCTTCTCTCTTTGCACCTGTTCAGGCTAGTTTTTCAGGGGTTGGCTCTCCGGTGCTGCTGTATATTGACCGAAGGGGTGAGCTTGTCAGTCTTGATATTCTGAATACTGGGAAAAACAAGAATGCTTATGTTACAGGTGGGACAGGAGCGGGGAAGTCGTTTTTTATGAACGGATTTGTGAACTCATATATGTCCATTGGTGCAAAGTTTCGGATTATTACCGTTTGCGATTCATACAGGAAAGCATGCTATATGACCGACGGTCAGTATATTGAGCATGATGAAAGCGGAATGGTTCTGAATTTCTTTGAGGCGGCCGGAGTTGTCAAAGGGACTCTGATACAGTCCATAAACCATAATGGAGTGACTTATCCTGCAAGGACAAAGGTAGAGATTCTTGAACAGGGCGGGTCGGAAATTAAGATACTTGTGGGCGATTCTGATGTTTTATATGTGCGCTCAGAAAATGTAGGCAGTTACTGCATTGAGATGGACGGTGACACGCTTATTATGCTCACGGGTATTCTAGCATCTATGGTGACTTCCCGTGCCGGTTCTGAGCTAGATGAAGACGAGCTGACCATTATAGAGAACGCAGTTTCATACATGTTCAGCGTGAAGGGCAGAGAGACAATGATAGACGATATCCACGATTATCTGATGAATATATCGGAATATCACGCTCAGGATGACAGAAGCAAATATCACAGGGACACAGCCTATAGACTGGCATTAAGGCTTGGTAAATACTGCTCCGGCGGACAGTACGGGCACTTCTTTAATGGTAAAAGCACTGTCAGATTCAAAAGTGATCTCGTGGTTGCTGACCTTACAAAGACACCTGTTGATTTGCGGAAAGTTATAGTCCTTGCTTTTGCAAATATTATTGAACAGGAAATTTATAAAGGAGATAGAAAAACTCCGCAGTTTGTGGTGCTTGATGAAAGCTGGCAGACTCTTTCAGAGAATCCTTATGCGGCAAGGTTTGTTGAAGGGCTTTACCGTAAGGCCAGGAAATACAACGCTTCTGTAATTATCATTACACAGTCACTCCATGACTTATCACCGGAGGGCAAGCTGAGCTATCTGGGCAATGTTATCCAGACTCAGTCCGACTTTGCTTTTAACCTTTATGATAAGACATTCAATTTCGCATACGAGAACAAGATTCTCGATATAAGCGAGTTTGAGATGCAGATGCTGATAGACAAGATACCGAAAAACTCACTGCCAAAATATTCAGAGATATACCTTCAGACCCCATACGGCAACACCGTTGTACGTTTTATCGTTGATGAAACCGGATACTTTATGAATACGTCAGACCCAGTTGATTATCTCTATATCAAGCAGATAGCTGACAAGTATCTTGCAGAAGGCATGTCAAAGCAGGAGGCGATGAGGCTGGCTGTAAGGGACTGTGTGTCTCTCGCAAAAGAACTTGGCGGCGTTGGCGAGTTTAAAAAATATCTGGCGGCGAAGGGGGCTTGATGAGGACACTTCTTATGGTGATGGCCATTCTGATTTCAATATCTGCATATCACCTGTTTGTGGTTGATAGATATTATATCAAATATTCTTCAATAGCCGTTTTGGACGTTAACAGAGTACTCATGAAGCTTGAGGATGACCTCTATGCTGATAAGCTGACCACAGCTGAGTATAAGGAGAAAACTGAAATAATAAGAGACAGACTGGAAGGAGAAAATGGATTGGTGCTGAATTCATCCGGAGTGGTTAAAGGGACTTTCAGAGACCTGACTCCAGAGTATATGCAGATGGTGAGATAATGAGGGTCTTTTTCATTATGATTGCTTTTGTGGTGCCTCTTTTTGCTAAAGACCTGGGGACATTCGGCACTACCTACGGAATAGCTGAAAAAGACATCATAACCGAGATAGAAAAGCGTGCCTCAGAGACTGACTGGCAGAGGAAATTTGAAGCAGAGAAAGACAGACTGCGAAAAGAAGCAGGAATGGCAAGTATGTCGCTGCCGCCTGCAGACAAAGACCGCAGTTACTATGTTGATATGACATATACTCTCGATAAAGACATACCTAAAGTAGATACAACCGGAAAAATCATAGGAGTTCTTTACAGCAAAGGCTTCACCTATAACCCTCTCGACTATGCTGACATCACTGAAACTTATGTGATTCTGAACGGCAAAAGAGAAGCTGAGCTGCAGTGGTTCAGCAAATACTACAAAGACGATTACAGAGCATACCCGCTTATCACTGAGGGGGACGCTTTTGAAGTTGCTGAGAAACTTGGCAGAGGCGTGTTTAAGCTTGATTCTCAGTTTCGTGAGAGGTTTTCGATAGAGAATACAGTAAGCGTTATATACGAGGATTTCAGCCGCAAAATGATGCGTGTTGATGTGATAAAGGTCAAAGATGAAAAAAATTCTGATAATAATATTTCTGCTGTCAGCAAATAGCGCATTTGCTCTTTGCGCAGGGCCAATGCTCGATCCGATCACGAGGGTGCGCTGGAACTGCTTTCTGCCTATAAGCATAGGCGGTATCCCTATCGGCACCAGCGGAAACCCTCTGGCGGATATGGCTGACAGGTCTATGGGTACACAGAGCCCAGTATGTCTCTGCATGGATCCTCTTCCACGCATAGGGATAACTCTTGGCTACAGAGAGCCGATCAGGATTATTGAATCAGTCAAAGACCCTTTCTGCTTTCCGACGCTCGGCTTCGGTATGAGCTCTTCCGCATGGGGGAGTGGCGTGAAAGGGCGCAACTCCAAACCGGCAAAAGATTTCACGAATACCCATATGTTTATCTTTCTGCCGTTCACTATGATGGAGATTTTTACAGACCTGATATGTATGCAGACGGACAGCAAATATACTGGTGTCCTCGGCGGACTTTCTATTGCATATATGTCGGAGTTTGACATTACAAAAAGGTCAGATCAGGCGGCTCTCCTGCTTACTCCGGAAGTTGTCCTTTTTGCAAATCCACTGGCGATAATGGCTTGCCAGATTCCAGATTCGATAGCGTCGCTAGCTGAATATACGATACCACCGCTCTACTGGTGCGCAGGTAACCATTCTGTTTTCCCAACGTCGAACAATACAATGAGTATGTCCAATTTTACTGAGGCTTCTGAAGTGAATGCTTCGAAGCTCATATTCAGCATGCACAGGACGCTGCAGTTATGGGGGAGTTTTGGAGCACAGGGACTCTGCAGTTACTACCCCATGCCCATATGGAACAAGATGCAGTACAGGCTGCAAACTGCTATGCCGGTGCCGGACAATTTCTGCCGGAGACTCGGTCAGCCGTCTATAGTCTGGAACAGATTTCTGAATCCCCCTGGTGCTCCGAATAATGACAATATGGTGTTTATCTTATGGCGAAAAAGAGACTGCTGTGCTTTCTGATTGTGCTTTTAGCACTGAATGGCTTTTGTCAGTCTGATAAGCCATTTTATAAGGATAAAGGGCACGGCTGGTATAACTATGAAGACCCTAAACCACAATCAGAGAAACAGTTGAAAGATGATTATAGAAAACCTGTAATTGACTGGAAGGCTGTGCAGATCATGCATCCTGATCGTTTAAATAAGCTAATAGAGGATGTTAAGGACTACGCCCTTATGTTCCCTTCTCATGAGAATGTAAAGGACTATCTCAAACTTCAGGGTGTTGCCATTGACCGCTCAAGGGAATATATGGAAAGCTTTATGTATGTGGTTCAGACTAATCCGGAGCTTTCAAAGGAAAATGAGATTCCTACATCGAAATTTGGTCAGGACGAAAAGCACCGGATAAAGGTGGAGAAAATTGAACAGACTCTGGCTGAGAACAGAGACAAATTTGCTTTATTATATTTATATGCACCCAACTGCGGATATTGCGCAAAGCAGCAGCCGGTTCTGGAATATTTTGTTAAAGATTCCGGCTGGCAGGTGAAACCAGTGAATATCCAGCAGGATCAGAAAGCGGCTCTGAATTTCAATATTGCCCAGACACCATCCATTGTGCTTATACGCCGTGATTCACCTGACTGGCTTCTTATCTCCAGCGGAATAATTGCAATGTCAGAACTGAAAGAAAGGATTGTCAGGGGTTTAGGATTAATTTAATGAACAAATGATTAAAAATTTTATGTTTTTTGTGGAATTTATAAAGATTAGGATATAAATTGTATTAGGAGAGGTTTGTATATGCTTCCTATCATAGTAATTGTTCTTCCAGTGGCGGCTCTTTTTACCTGGTGGATTATCCTTGCGTATAGGAATAGAAATATTCCTTCAGTAGCTGTTCATGCTGACTTTGAGTATATTGAGGATAACCACTTAGATGAAATCAGAAAAAGAAACCATGAATGTTATATCACTGATATAACCACCAATGCCTACGGCATTTATGGAGACGATTAGTCCTGAATCTTTTGTTTGATGAAATCCTCCAGCATTTCAATATCGTTATAGAGTTCGTCAAGCAGGTATCCGGTTCCTTGCTTAATTGAAGGTGGCATTGTTGATTGATTCTCTCCGAACTCATTCATTACGTTCATAAGCATCCACACAACGCTTTTGTTTTTTTGGATAATCTTATTTGCGTCTTCTCTTGTCATTAAAAGTCTCCTTAGGGATTTCTTCCCTTAAATCGTTAATAGGGATATTAAATTCGGAATTATTCAAAATATCTTTTGGGTTATTTTGAATAATTTGAATATTTTGATAGTTTGAAATGGGGTCATCTTTTTCGTTCAGAATTTTTTTAGATTCTTCAGTGTTCTGAGGCTTTTTTTCATCAGTTGGAATACTGTCCATTTGTTGCGGTTTAATATCATTCTTGCTGGTTATATCTTTTTGTGCATAACCCGCATTGCTAATTTCATTTGACTCAGTTGCTAGATCATTTTGTGTTTGCGTGGAAACGTTGATATCTGTTTTATGTTCGTGAGATTCTAATGGTGATATACCGGCTGTTATGTTTTCTGCACTGCTCTCTGATTTTATTTCAATGTCAGGTTTCTTATCATCGTTTTGGCGAATTGCAGTATTGAGGTCATTTTCTATAGAATCTTTATTGTCTGGTATTATGGTTGTAGGATTATTAAGAATATCTTTTACCTGATCGGTGGAAAGAGTATGCCAGGCTTCACCAAAAACAGCACTTGCACCGAATTGAAGTTTACTAGTGTTCTCAGATACATTGTTAAGCTTGGTGGCCATGTCGTTATACATGGTACCAAGTGTTTCGTTATAAAGTGTTTCATCTAATTTTCCGGTTTCACCAGTTGCAATAGTGTGAGCCTGCTTCTGCATGCCTTTTATAAGAGATATATTCAGATCGTATTCTTCTTTTTCGGTATTTTTTCGTTCAATCCCTACGCTTGTATTTGCAGATACGCTACCTTTTACCCCGCTCCCTAAAAAGCTTAGTCCAAGAGAAGCCTGAGCGTTCATTAATCCACCAGTTCCAACATATGTTGTACCAGCGATAACTCCTTTAGATTTATATATTTCAGACATGTCTTTGGCGATAGCTCTGGCCTGAGCATCAGCCTCTTTGGCGTACTCGCCTGAGCCTGTTATCTGACCAGCCATTTCTGTCGCCGATTCTTTATCAAGAATAGCTGTGAACGCTCCGTCATATTTCCGTGATCTGTCATAAACGGTCTTGTCGACATCTTCCACACGAGAACCCTTCTGTACGGTGTTCAGGTGATCAACGACAGACTTATATATGTTTTCAGATTTATCTATTGAAACCTTTGAGAACTCGGCAAGTCCAACGCCATCTTTCCCAATAGAGATATCGCCGATACCTTCCATGGTTACCTTGTTGCCATCTTTATCTGTTCCTCTGATTATCAGTCCATCATTTATCGTTTCACTGGATACTCCGGAGAGAGTTGTGTGGCTGCCGTCTGGCTGAAGGATATTCATTTCGCCAAATGTCATTCGGGAAGTTGTTGCTCTTTCTTTGGACTGATTAGAGATGGCGGTGAACTCGGCAGATGCATCTCCGTTTTCACCTTCTCTGACCATACCCACACCGCTAATGCTTATTAAGTTGCCGTTCTCGTCAGTACCGGAAATATTAAGCTTATCTCCTTTGGCTTCAGCTGTTGCACCAATAAGAGTTCTGATGTTTCCATCGGAGTCTTTTACATCGATGCTTTCAAAGTTTTGCTGGCTATAATCACCGCTTCGCATATCTGTATAAGTGAATTTGCCTGAGTCATCCCAGCTGACAGAGTATTGACCGGCTCCTGCGAGGCCAAGTTTGTCTGCTTCAGAGTCATTAAGAGAAAGTTTTGCTGATCTGGTTGTTTTGTCAAAAAGTTCACTCATGTTCAAGCCGCCGTTTTCAGCGAGCTTTTTGATATTCATGTACGATGCATGTTTTTCCAGCCCAGATTTCGTATTTATATCTTTTGATATAGTGTCGTAGTCCAGCCCAAGTGTGTCTGACATTTCTCTGGCTGCTTCAGAGCGACCTTTAGAATCAAGAGCACTGGTTTTTGATATCTCTTTGTAGTCATCAATTGAGACTTTGCTGTTATCCAGCAGTTCCGCTGTACCTGCCATTTCACCGTGGCGTTTCTGAGCAGTAGCACTGTGTGCCCCTTCGATGCTTACGCCTGTTGCTGATTCAGCAGACAGGGCTCCGGCACCGTGCCCGATTTGTTCCATGTTCTTAGCGTAATCACCAGCCCCCATAGCTTGTGATGCTGAGGTTGAGTCGTTACTATATTTTTCCATTATACGGCTGCCAGATTCGAAATGTTTTCCGACATCAGATGACCTATTGAACTGTGCCACTGCCAGATTATCCGGCGTTTTTAGTCCCGTCATAGAAGGAAGGTCTGAGGCTTTGTCAAATAGCTTACTGTTGAAATCTGCCTGTCCGCCTGGTGTCCCCAGTTGACTTCCAACTCCGGCGGCACTGCTTCGGTATTGTTGCCCGAGTGCCGATGTCATAGATGCAAATGCGGCTGAGCCACCCATCTTTATAATTCCAAAACTGATGACACTCGCTAAACTCATGCTTATCCATCTAGCGTTGCTGTACATGGCGAGCACTTTCAGAGTGTCGCTTCCAGTGTAAAACATGGAGTTCAGACCAACACCTGTGCTGCGGATGTCCCTGAATACCTCATATGCGTGTGCTTGGACGTTTACATTGAGTATGGCATCCACAACAAACCACATGATTACCCATATCCACATGCCAATGTACCACTTGAAAGCATCAACCGGAGCCATATAGACAAATAATGCGACTATGATAAATGTTGCGATAAGGATGGTGATAATCATCCCCTGAAGCTTTGGTATATATTCATCGGCAACGCCGCCTGCGACGGTATTTGCTGCAGTTGCCATGCTCTTTGCAATATCAATAGCGTTCTGGGTTCCGGCGTTTACTCCCCCCATTAGGTACTGTCTGGCAATGAAGGCAGAGGCTACATAGTTTGAAAGTGTTATTGAGAATCCGATATCTGTGGCAAAGGAATCAACCAGACCAGTGAATTTGTCTTTGCATGCCTGATATTCGCTGGTATTGCTCACGTTGAATCCTGATTGTGAGCAGAACTTGTACATGACGTTTTCGGTAAACGTCGGGCTCATAAGCCTTGTGGAGATATTTGTATATGCGTCAGCGCACTCATATAAAACGCCTTCGGGATTAGCGTTGTCGTATATGACCGAGCTGAATACCCTGTAGTTAAGACTGAATGACTCAAGCAGGTTATTTGAAGTCCATATGTCTTTGTCAGTAATATCGCCGTTTGCATATGCCTGACGAAAGCATTTCTCAATATAGTCATAAACTGATTTTGCCAGAAAATGATCATTCATATTGCCGATCTGCCCCATGGCGGATGAAGCGGCTAAAAGCTCGAAGCCGTCACCGAATCCTATATCGTTTGCTGACATTATTGGGCTTCCGGCTGTTTCAATTATATCTGTGAGCTCTCTTGATGCTGATGAAGTTACTGATGCTATCATTCCTGCACCGAGTGGGACACCGCCGACAGCTTCATACCTGTTTTTTACAGGGTCATAAATATGCATAGTAACCGTCGGCACCATGAAGATGCTGTATAATGCCATCCCCCAGAAGAGCCGTTTTATCCAGACTGAATCATTCATCTTTGCACCAAATGCACGTTCCATGTTCATATGGAATGCAAATGCCGCCGATGCGAAAATCATGAGGATTGTGATCCAGCTTTTATAAGAGTTGCTGGAAAAGATTCCGGCCACCATCTTGAAGGCGTTGACTATAGAAGTGAAGTCGCCGTATACATAGAAATCAAACTCCATCAGTCATTACTCCTGTTTACTGTGAAGCTGTTTTGCTGAAGGGTGTCGTCGATGACTTGTTTCATGTTGCCGTATCGCTCAAGGATCGCAAGCAGGTTTTCGGTATCGCTGATTGTGGCAAGATAGCTTTCTCTCGCCTCGCTCCCTTTGTCCGCTGTTTTCTTAAGGAGTTCATCAAGAGCGGCCGAAAGCTGCTTTGTGAGTTTGCCGTCACCGGAATCTACCAAGGCTTTATATTCCTCTATAGATGTTTTTGAATTGACCAGAATATTGCTGAAAATCGCAAAAGCATATCCATGCAAAGTAGGTTGGAGCATTGTGTCTCTGATTACTGCGACCTGATTGTCTCCGTATAATGATGCTGTGTTTAGTGTGCTTTTAACAGGGTATGGAGTGATTCCTACAAAGTTCTTTTCCTCAGCAGAGAGAGAGGTGTTTTTATTGGTGGTTATTTTATCTGAGATGCTTTGAAGCAGATTCTGCACCTCATCCGTCAGGTTGCTTCCGGAAGATTCCGCACAACCGGATGAGTATGATGATTTCGAAAGAGGCTTCCCTTCGATAAGTTTCTTATATGTGGCTTCATCGCATCCAGGGTAGTAAAACGCATTGATAGCATTGTCTGTGAGATTAACCTGAACATCACCTATCAAGGCTCTTATTTGCCGTATTTGGGTGGTGTTCA
This window of the Denitrovibrio acetiphilus DSM 12809 genome carries:
- a CDS encoding TraU family protein, yielding MKKILIIIFLLSANSAFALCAGPMLDPITRVRWNCFLPISIGGIPIGTSGNPLADMADRSMGTQSPVCLCMDPLPRIGITLGYREPIRIIESVKDPFCFPTLGFGMSSSAWGSGVKGRNSKPAKDFTNTHMFIFLPFTMMEIFTDLICMQTDSKYTGVLGGLSIAYMSEFDITKRSDQAALLLTPEVVLFANPLAIMACQIPDSIASLAEYTIPPLYWCAGNHSVFPTSNNTMSMSNFTEASEVNASKLIFSMHRTLQLWGSFGAQGLCSYYPMPIWNKMQYRLQTAMPVPDNFCRRLGQPSIVWNRFLNPPGAPNNDNMVFILWRKRDCCAF
- a CDS encoding TraB/VirB10 family protein: MNFREKYVALAPETKKKLNIAIVLFIGAVILTLMYYASGASKKRPAAVQRTTVNAKNFSAKEDRNTSLLLGIDKKFGDVLKRVEELENRKADLSFNNQPYQAQEPDKVIAAGETDFQKSVNSGGMRYPQEENNLEFDKPKDKKSRPTETIISGIDYISISVPQETEQKKSNPAKVNYVPSNSIFKAVLLTGVYAKTSTQGKSNPTPVIFRLTDLSFFPNEVRRNLAGCYVGGEAHAELSDERVHTRLTSFSCITSDRRQVVDIPVTGRVQGGDGSVGIAGKVISKQEAALLLAGVSGFIEGGAEGFSAANSTQNVNVFGTSEQTYTDDQIARNAIGKGVGKSAGVLTDFFEDLLQEIKPVIHAQGGQEVELIISKGFSLEMEEWEWTGIKY
- a CDS encoding TraE/TraK family type IV conjugative transfer system protein produces the protein MRFDKYVSRASNLFMENRLCKFMTIVLAAVIIIQLWMLNNSFRNQNAYLIPTGLTTKAAVSGHFLDANYVQAMGVYVSQLLYNFTPQTVANQYKELASLFSADCYQENSNKLISMANAYADNEISMVFRVMEIKSFTQPNVIEISGETSKTILGENVQSFKASLLVYYDVFNGLFRITAIEEKQS
- a CDS encoding TraV family lipoprotein, whose product is MDRYKILVIILAAVALNGCIYNTELGCDGFKDAGRSCKPVTSNVEYAVEKEKETEIAKTEKVEQEKDVDDLINYSINLGEANPLTTKAKTLKVTILPYVDDAGRLHMLSSLYIIIQKPDWIIGDYLIPADKGAVQ
- a CDS encoding conjugal transfer protein TraF; translated protein: MAKKRLLCFLIVLLALNGFCQSDKPFYKDKGHGWYNYEDPKPQSEKQLKDDYRKPVIDWKAVQIMHPDRLNKLIEDVKDYALMFPSHENVKDYLKLQGVAIDRSREYMESFMYVVQTNPELSKENEIPTSKFGQDEKHRIKVEKIEQTLAENRDKFALLYLYAPNCGYCAKQQPVLEYFVKDSGWQVKPVNIQQDQKAALNFNIAQTPSIVLIRRDSPDWLLISSGIIAMSELKERIVRGLGLI
- a CDS encoding TraK domain-containing protein — its product is MRLLLLLFLLLPAYVHSATTGIEPEVVTTIEMSRSDMNRIVCPYPITDFATSKENNMTYKISGNNLFIKFPVIAVTKDGELIEKKYFNGYAEVHLVCGDAVYSLILQAEQKKTETVYLSDTAGKMKKANEYVRSKSYEDLITEFIQALIENKPLNDFYMDESDEKETYRGIDISVSRVMVGGGYVVKELILESKEKVSLTDTELLKLRMLSNVKAVALLSPTFAGITKAYVVQGKIK
- a CDS encoding TraC family protein; translated protein: MISCLKRAVTGDNGGLLKSDIQIKREQFSSLFPYVSYDEETESYFLRDNSVGWIWECSPVLFADDNIFNQIASVIRGAEAPDTIIQYMLFADPFIDQIADGYKNLRGRNKEILPIHSQLIDDYSEFIRKHGNRGMWQLSGTPLRHFRLFISVRIPVKADASTNTGKYRKEVVGHLDYISNVKESMKLFNPLSMKPDRLITMLYRLVNPDLEHNKTIEWDENIPIHKQILYSDTEVERAKNSIRFNGRRVGILTPKKLPREIDNLFANDLIGYVSKGITAAENDINQLQCPFIYSVNIVINKNLKSKLQTKAVQNSKATESANKDGRHFDAFAAGTNNRKQENFYVAQRYEMGERFVHVIPQLMILAESEDELTSKLNRAKSIWNTCGVECQTERDYLLHVLFIAGLPCGMYHSNFQDLDRDFILDSKGASLFAPVQASFSGVGSPVLLYIDRRGELVSLDILNTGKNKNAYVTGGTGAGKSFFMNGFVNSYMSIGAKFRIITVCDSYRKACYMTDGQYIEHDESGMVLNFFEAAGVVKGTLIQSINHNGVTYPARTKVEILEQGGSEIKILVGDSDVLYVRSENVGSYCIEMDGDTLIMLTGILASMVTSRAGSELDEDELTIIENAVSYMFSVKGRETMIDDIHDYLMNISEYHAQDDRSKYHRDTAYRLALRLGKYCSGGQYGHFFNGKSTVRFKSDLVVADLTKTPVDLRKVIVLAFANIIEQEIYKGDRKTPQFVVLDESWQTLSENPYAARFVEGLYRKARKYNASVIIITQSLHDLSPEGKLSYLGNVIQTQSDFAFNLYDKTFNFAYENKILDISEFEMQMLIDKIPKNSLPKYSEIYLQTPYGNTVVRFIVDETGYFMNTSDPVDYLYIKQIADKYLAEGMSKQEAMRLAVRDCVSLAKELGGVGEFKKYLAAKGA